From the genome of Clostridium sp. BNL1100, one region includes:
- a CDS encoding TIM barrel protein, protein MIRFGPSGNSDSFYEQGYKSSAQMPAWLASKGLNAYEYSCTKGVKVGEATAREIGQQAQNNNIFVSIHAPYYINMSSEEEDKRENSKRYIMETLQVAKWMGAKRIVAHTGSTSKLGREKSLEWAIQILKETLQMSDAAGFGDISICPEVLGKHNQLGTLEEIMEMCKIDERLIPTIDFGHIHARGLGILNSQEDFETVIDFIENSIGKERTKRIHCHFSRIEFSKGGEKKHWNFADKQFGPEFEHLAPVLVNRKMEPVIICESRGMMAEDAAEMKEIYYGILENQNLF, encoded by the coding sequence ATGATAAGATTCGGACCATCTGGAAATTCAGACAGCTTTTATGAACAGGGATACAAATCGTCGGCGCAAATGCCTGCATGGCTTGCTTCAAAGGGCCTGAATGCTTACGAGTACTCCTGTACAAAAGGAGTAAAGGTTGGAGAGGCAACTGCAAGGGAAATAGGTCAACAGGCTCAAAACAACAATATTTTTGTCAGTATCCATGCTCCGTATTATATAAACATGTCAAGTGAAGAAGAGGACAAAAGAGAAAATTCTAAGAGATACATTATGGAAACCTTACAGGTTGCAAAGTGGATGGGTGCCAAGAGAATAGTTGCTCATACAGGATCCACCAGCAAACTAGGACGGGAAAAGTCCCTTGAGTGGGCAATACAGATTCTTAAAGAAACTCTGCAAATGTCTGATGCTGCGGGTTTTGGCGATATCAGTATATGTCCGGAGGTATTGGGTAAGCATAATCAGTTGGGAACACTTGAAGAAATAATGGAAATGTGCAAAATTGATGAAAGGTTGATACCTACTATAGATTTCGGACATATTCATGCCAGAGGCCTTGGAATACTGAATTCTCAAGAAGACTTTGAAACGGTCATAGATTTTATAGAAAACTCAATCGGCAAGGAAAGAACTAAAAGAATCCATTGTCACTTCAGCCGGATAGAGTTTTCCAAAGGCGGAGAAAAAAAGCACTGGAATTTTGCAGACAAGCAGTTTGGGCCTGAATTCGAGCATCTTGCACCTGTACTGGTTAACAGGAAAATGGAGCCTGTTATTATTTGTGAATCAAGAGGCATGATGGCTGAAGATGCCGCAGAAATGAAAGAAATTTATTATGGCATATTGGAAAATCAAAACTTGTTTTAA
- a CDS encoding aminopeptidase P family protein has translation MVDKQILSNRLDTFRKELKNLGQDGALITKRENYMYLSGFSGTSANLVITDKKAYLLTDFRYVEQSAKQAPMFEIIQHKTDIKDSILEILNSEGIKKLGFEDESLTYAEYKSFRSKFKDTELEGIGSVIEKLRSIKDSFETDTITKAVEIADGAFNYVLGIIKPGITELDVAAELEYQMKKLGASGASFETIVASGLRSSMPHGVASEKKLEIGDTITMDFGALYNHYCSDITRTVFLGQPDKKMVDIYNIVLEAQLSSERGAVQGKTGKEIDKIARDKIYGKGFEGKFGHGLGHGLGLEIHENPRLSPSGETILKNNMAVTVEPGIYVEGLGGVRIEDTIIIRDDNPLVLTRSKKDLIII, from the coding sequence ATGGTTGACAAACAAATATTATCAAATAGGTTGGATACTTTCAGAAAAGAACTGAAAAACCTCGGCCAGGATGGCGCATTGATTACAAAAAGAGAAAATTATATGTATCTGTCAGGTTTTTCAGGTACCTCGGCAAACCTTGTTATTACTGATAAAAAAGCATATCTGCTGACCGACTTCAGATACGTTGAACAATCGGCAAAGCAGGCACCTATGTTTGAAATAATTCAGCATAAGACCGATATAAAAGATTCTATCCTTGAAATATTAAACTCAGAAGGAATTAAAAAGCTTGGCTTTGAAGACGAAAGCCTGACTTATGCGGAATACAAATCATTTAGAAGCAAATTCAAGGATACTGAACTGGAGGGAATAGGTTCTGTTATTGAAAAGTTAAGAAGTATAAAGGATTCCTTTGAAACAGATACTATAACCAAGGCTGTAGAAATTGCAGATGGTGCATTCAACTACGTTCTTGGTATCATAAAGCCCGGAATTACAGAGCTTGATGTTGCTGCTGAACTGGAATATCAAATGAAAAAATTAGGGGCATCAGGTGCTTCCTTCGAAACAATTGTTGCATCAGGGCTGAGGTCATCCATGCCTCATGGAGTAGCATCTGAAAAGAAACTCGAAATTGGTGATACAATTACAATGGATTTTGGCGCATTATATAACCATTACTGCTCCGATATAACAAGAACGGTTTTTCTTGGTCAGCCGGATAAAAAAATGGTAGATATCTATAATATAGTTTTAGAGGCTCAATTATCTTCAGAGAGAGGTGCCGTTCAAGGAAAAACAGGGAAGGAAATAGATAAAATAGCAAGGGATAAAATATACGGCAAAGGATTTGAAGGTAAATTCGGGCATGGACTTGGTCATGGTTTAGGCCTTGAGATACACGAAAATCCACGCCTGTCCCCAAGCGGAGAAACAATACTGAAAAACAATATGGCAGTTACCGTAGAACCGGGTATCTATGTGGAGGGACTTGGAGGAGTAAGAATTGAGGATACCATTATAATCAGGGATGACAACCCTCTTGTTTTAACCCGTTCTAAAAAGGACTTGATTATTATATAA
- the mnmA gene encoding tRNA 2-thiouridine(34) synthase MnmA, which yields MGSKKVMLGMSGGVDSSVAAAILLRQGYEVIGVTLQIWQDMDEERQKSEGGCCSLSAVDDARRVANKLGIPYYVLNFKDIFNKTVIEYFKEEYFKGRTPNPCIACNRHVKWQAMLDKALSMGIDYIATGHYAKVMQDAATGRFILKKSVTDRKDQTYALYNLTQQQLSHTLMPVGDYTKDEIREIAKEIGLSVATKPDSQEICFIHDNDYGKFLSENCDKKIVPGKFVDTKGNVLGNHKGIVHYTVGQRKGLGIAFGKPMFVVAVNPENNTVVLGEDSEVFSETLTASDLNFISIEKPIDRMRVNAKIRYSAKEAPATINVIDENRIRVVFDIPQRAITPGQSVVFYDGDVVVGGGTID from the coding sequence ATGGGTTCAAAGAAAGTAATGCTTGGTATGAGCGGCGGCGTTGACAGTTCTGTAGCTGCCGCCATTTTATTAAGACAGGGTTATGAGGTAATAGGAGTCACTTTGCAGATATGGCAGGACATGGATGAAGAAAGGCAGAAGTCGGAAGGCGGCTGCTGTTCACTTTCAGCTGTTGATGACGCCAGAAGGGTGGCAAATAAATTAGGTATACCTTATTATGTTTTAAATTTTAAGGACATTTTTAATAAAACAGTTATAGAATACTTCAAAGAAGAATACTTCAAGGGAAGAACACCAAACCCATGTATTGCCTGTAACAGACATGTTAAGTGGCAGGCTATGCTGGACAAGGCTCTTTCCATGGGAATAGACTATATTGCCACAGGACATTATGCAAAAGTAATGCAGGACGCTGCAACGGGAAGATTTATTCTGAAGAAGTCAGTTACCGACAGAAAAGATCAGACATATGCACTGTATAATTTGACACAGCAGCAATTAAGCCATACGCTAATGCCGGTGGGTGATTATACAAAGGATGAAATCAGAGAAATTGCAAAGGAAATAGGACTTTCGGTAGCAACGAAACCTGACAGTCAGGAAATTTGTTTTATACATGATAACGATTATGGCAAATTTTTGAGTGAGAACTGTGACAAAAAAATAGTTCCCGGAAAATTTGTAGATACAAAGGGGAATGTGCTGGGTAATCACAAAGGAATTGTTCATTACACCGTAGGACAAAGAAAAGGACTTGGCATAGCCTTTGGAAAACCAATGTTCGTGGTAGCCGTTAATCCTGAAAATAATACAGTTGTTCTTGGAGAAGACAGTGAGGTGTTTTCCGAAACACTGACGGCATCTGATTTGAATTTTATTTCAATCGAGAAGCCGATAGACAGAATGAGGGTAAACGCAAAAATCAGGTATTCTGCAAAGGAAGCACCTGCAACAATAAATGTAATTGATGAAAACCGGATAAGGGTTGTATTTGATATACCTCAAAGAGCCATTACTCCGGGGCAATCGGTAGTTTTCTATGACGGCGATGTAGTTGTAGGCGGCGGTACTATAGATTAA
- the nifU gene encoding Fe-S cluster assembly scaffold protein NifU, with translation MYSEKVMDHFSNPRNVGEIEDANGVGQVGNPKCGDIMKMYLKIEDNIIVDAKFKTFGCGAAVATSSMATELVKGKTVEEAMKITNKAVAEALDGLPPAKMHCSNLAEEAIAAALTDYRKRNGLIDPNEGEDCTGECSCCHHSHGREEDFEDEE, from the coding sequence ATGTATAGTGAAAAGGTTATGGATCATTTTTCAAATCCGAGAAATGTGGGAGAAATAGAAGATGCAAATGGTGTAGGCCAGGTAGGAAACCCGAAATGCGGGGATATAATGAAAATGTATCTTAAAATAGAAGATAATATAATTGTTGATGCAAAGTTCAAGACCTTCGGATGCGGAGCAGCTGTTGCCACTAGCAGTATGGCAACCGAGTTGGTTAAGGGTAAGACTGTTGAAGAAGCAATGAAAATCACCAATAAGGCTGTTGCGGAAGCACTGGACGGACTACCTCCGGCAAAGATGCACTGTTCAAACCTTGCAGAGGAAGCAATAGCCGCTGCATTGACAGATTACAGAAAAAGAAACGGTTTGATTGACCCTAATGAAGGCGAAGATTGTACAGGTGAATGTTCATGTTGTCACCACAGCCATGGACGTGAGGAAGACTTTGAAGACGAAGAATAG
- a CDS encoding aminopeptidase, whose amino-acid sequence MNQEKTKGELLEEKLTYKQKNAWENSEKEVQQAFELCDEYKTYLDEGKTEREFCSVVERKLVKAGYENLTELMKKGTKLKQGAKVYYINKEKSAVFAVIGQEPLTQGINMVGAHIDSPRLDLKPNPIYEDSGMVLLKTHYYGGIKKYQWVTIPYALHGVVIKADGSKVEISIGEDEKDPVFTITDLLPHLAQEQMQKKATEVIEGESLNILFGSIPLKDDKVKDKIKLNILKLLNEKYGMVEEDFISAELEAVPAYKARDIGLDRSMIGAYGQDDRVCAFTCVKAMLDLVQPEKTALCILTDKEEIGSMGNTGAQSSLLKNFVSKLLYLTADNYSDILTNQCLENSKMLSADVNAAVDPTYESVNEKSNSSYMGNGIVFQKYTGSRGKYDASDANAEFVAEIRNLFNKEGIIWHLSEMGKVDLGGGGTIAQHVANLGVDVLDCGVPILSMHSPIEISSKIDIYMSYKGMKVFLESK is encoded by the coding sequence ATGAATCAAGAAAAGACCAAGGGTGAATTATTAGAAGAAAAGCTTACCTACAAACAAAAAAATGCTTGGGAGAATAGTGAAAAAGAGGTTCAACAAGCTTTTGAATTGTGCGATGAATATAAGACGTACCTTGATGAAGGAAAAACAGAACGTGAATTCTGTTCAGTTGTAGAACGCAAGTTAGTTAAGGCAGGATATGAAAATCTGACTGAACTTATGAAAAAAGGTACAAAGTTGAAACAAGGTGCCAAGGTGTACTACATAAATAAGGAGAAGTCTGCCGTTTTTGCTGTAATCGGGCAAGAGCCTCTTACTCAGGGCATAAATATGGTAGGTGCCCATATAGATTCTCCACGCCTTGATTTAAAGCCAAACCCGATTTATGAAGATTCCGGTATGGTACTTCTGAAGACGCATTACTATGGAGGGATAAAAAAATATCAATGGGTAACCATTCCTTATGCATTACATGGTGTGGTTATTAAGGCAGATGGTTCAAAGGTGGAAATCAGTATCGGTGAGGACGAAAAAGACCCTGTATTTACCATAACAGATTTACTTCCTCATTTGGCTCAGGAGCAGATGCAGAAAAAAGCCACCGAGGTTATTGAAGGTGAAAGTCTTAATATATTATTTGGCTCAATACCTTTAAAGGATGATAAGGTAAAAGATAAGATTAAGCTGAATATATTAAAACTTTTAAACGAAAAATACGGAATGGTAGAAGAAGATTTTATATCAGCAGAACTGGAGGCAGTACCTGCATACAAGGCAAGAGATATTGGACTCGACAGGAGTATGATAGGAGCTTACGGTCAGGATGACAGGGTTTGTGCATTTACATGTGTAAAAGCAATGCTCGATCTTGTACAGCCTGAAAAAACTGCATTATGTATTCTTACGGACAAAGAAGAAATCGGAAGCATGGGAAATACAGGAGCCCAGTCCAGTCTTCTTAAGAATTTTGTATCAAAACTATTATATTTAACTGCAGATAACTATTCAGACATATTAACAAATCAATGTCTGGAAAATTCTAAAATGCTTTCAGCTGATGTTAATGCAGCTGTTGACCCTACGTATGAAAGTGTAAATGAAAAGTCAAATTCATCATATATGGGAAATGGTATTGTATTTCAAAAATATACAGGTTCACGAGGCAAATATGATGCAAGTGATGCCAATGCGGAATTTGTAGCAGAAATCAGAAACTTATTTAATAAAGAAGGCATTATATGGCATTTGTCAGAAATGGGTAAAGTTGATTTGGGCGGTGGAGGAACTATTGCTCAACATGTTGCTAACCTTGGTGTTGATGTACTTGATTGTGGAGTGCCGATACTTTCTATGCACTCTCCAATTGAAATATCAAGTAAAATAGATATTTACATGAGTTACAAGGGTATGAAAGTTTTCCTTGAAAGCAAATAA
- the aroQ gene encoding type II 3-dehydroquinate dehydratase: MKKILVLNGPNLNMLGIREKAVYGSETLLDIAKEVNIVSQELGLESDFIQSNHEGEIIDKLHAARGVYDVVIINAGAYTHYSIAIRDAIKAIEIPTIEIHLSNIHSREEFRHTSMIAPVCVGQICGFGKMSYILALHAAANL; encoded by the coding sequence ATGAAAAAAATACTTGTTTTAAACGGGCCTAATCTGAATATGTTAGGTATCAGGGAAAAAGCTGTTTACGGTAGCGAAACACTGCTGGATATTGCCAAAGAGGTTAATATCGTATCTCAGGAGCTTGGGTTAGAGTCAGATTTTATACAATCAAACCATGAAGGGGAAATAATAGACAAACTACATGCAGCACGTGGTGTATATGATGTTGTAATAATTAATGCGGGGGCATATACACACTACAGCATAGCTATAAGAGATGCAATAAAGGCAATAGAAATACCTACAATAGAGATACACCTTTCAAATATACATAGCAGAGAAGAATTCAGACATACATCCATGATAGCACCCGTTTGTGTAGGACAGATATGCGGATTCGGAAAGATGAGCTACATATTGGCGCTTCATGCGGCGGCAAACCTTTAA
- a CDS encoding replication-associated recombination protein A, giving the protein MRDRIQPLAYRMSPRTIDEFVGQKHIIGKDKMLYRMIKADRITSIILYGPPGTGKTSLARIIANTTQSSFEKLNAVTSGVADIKRIAADTQNTLLNPNGRTVLFIDEIHRFNKAQQDALLPFVEDGSIVLIGATTENPFFEVNKALISRSTVFMLKPLESDDIKELLKYALEDKERGLGNYEINITDEAMDYLCEVSSGDARTALNSLELAVLTSELGEDGKIDIGIDTIEQCVQKKAIRFDKNGEEHYDNISAFIKSMRGSNPDAAVFYLARALYAGEDVEFLARRIIICASEDVGMANPTALQVAVAAAQAVKMIGMPESRIILAHAAVTVACSPKSNSAYMAINKALSDVESKNTGSVPMHLRNAAAKGMEQLGYGIGYKYAHDYKNNIVKQEFFPEEMKGTIYYNPTQNGYEARIKEWLEKWR; this is encoded by the coding sequence ATGAGAGATAGGATACAACCTTTGGCGTACAGGATGTCGCCGAGAACAATTGATGAATTTGTCGGACAGAAACATATAATCGGGAAGGACAAGATGCTCTACAGGATGATAAAGGCTGACAGAATAACCTCTATCATTTTGTATGGCCCGCCGGGGACAGGAAAAACCTCTCTGGCGAGAATAATAGCAAATACAACCCAATCCAGCTTTGAAAAGCTGAATGCTGTTACCTCCGGTGTAGCGGACATAAAAAGAATAGCAGCTGATACACAAAACACACTGTTAAACCCTAATGGAAGAACAGTATTGTTTATAGACGAGATTCATAGGTTCAATAAAGCTCAGCAGGATGCACTGCTCCCTTTTGTTGAGGATGGCTCTATTGTACTTATTGGTGCTACTACGGAAAACCCGTTTTTTGAAGTAAATAAGGCACTAATATCAAGATCTACCGTATTTATGCTGAAACCGCTTGAAAGTGATGATATCAAAGAGTTGTTAAAATATGCTCTTGAGGACAAAGAAAGAGGATTAGGAAACTACGAGATTAATATAACGGATGAAGCAATGGATTACCTTTGTGAGGTTAGTTCCGGTGATGCCAGGACTGCATTGAATTCATTGGAGCTTGCAGTCCTTACCTCGGAACTGGGCGAAGACGGTAAAATAGACATTGGAATTGATACAATAGAACAGTGTGTTCAAAAAAAGGCAATACGATTTGATAAAAACGGAGAAGAGCATTATGATAATATCAGTGCTTTTATAAAGTCAATGAGAGGAAGTAATCCTGATGCAGCTGTATTTTATTTGGCAAGGGCTCTTTATGCAGGTGAAGATGTCGAATTTCTTGCAAGAAGAATAATTATATGTGCATCGGAAGATGTAGGAATGGCCAATCCCACAGCGTTACAGGTGGCAGTAGCTGCAGCTCAAGCAGTTAAAATGATAGGCATGCCGGAGTCAAGGATAATACTTGCCCATGCAGCTGTTACTGTGGCATGCAGCCCGAAATCCAATTCGGCATATATGGCAATAAACAAGGCATTATCAGATGTAGAATCAAAAAATACCGGAAGTGTTCCTATGCATTTGAGAAATGCCGCAGCAAAGGGAATGGAACAACTGGGGTACGGTATAGGTTATAAATATGCACATGACTATAAAAACAACATAGTCAAGCAGGAGTTTTTCCCTGAGGAAATGAAGGGAACAATCTACTACAACCCTACTCAAAATGGGTATGAAGCCAGAATAAAAGAATGGCTCGAAAAATGGAGGTAA
- a CDS encoding histidinol-phosphatase HisJ family protein, producing the protein MHDNHIHSKFSTDSRMDAEEACKRAVEIGLQGLVFTDHVDYDYPDFDESFLIDYNEYFSYFSKLKDKWESKLEVLIGVEMGFQPQVVDKINNILNRYDFDFVINSVHIIEHKDPYTGAFFSGRTQHQAYERYLEEILCSVNAYDNYDVIGHIGYAARYGNFEDKPLRYKDYSDIIDEILKAVIEKGKGIELNTSGLRSDLGCTIPGYDVFKRYFELGGEIITIGSDSHFTEHLGHSFSEALEHLKSIGFKHVVHFEKRKPVFEMIKRGA; encoded by the coding sequence ATGCATGACAACCATATTCATTCAAAATTTTCTACAGATTCACGCATGGACGCTGAAGAAGCCTGTAAAAGAGCAGTCGAAATAGGGCTTCAAGGGTTGGTTTTCACTGACCATGTCGATTATGACTATCCGGATTTTGATGAGAGTTTTTTAATAGATTATAATGAGTATTTTTCCTATTTTAGTAAGCTTAAAGATAAGTGGGAATCAAAGCTTGAAGTACTTATAGGTGTTGAAATGGGTTTTCAGCCCCAAGTCGTTGACAAAATTAATAATATTTTGAATCGTTATGACTTCGATTTTGTTATTAACTCGGTTCATATAATTGAGCACAAGGATCCTTATACCGGGGCTTTCTTTTCAGGTAGAACACAGCATCAAGCTTATGAAAGATATCTTGAGGAAATCCTTTGTTCAGTAAATGCATATGATAATTATGATGTTATAGGTCATATAGGTTATGCTGCCCGATACGGCAACTTTGAAGACAAGCCTCTCAGATACAAGGATTACAGCGATATTATCGACGAGATTTTAAAAGCAGTTATAGAAAAGGGAAAAGGTATTGAGCTGAATACTTCCGGGTTAAGAAGCGATCTTGGATGTACAATACCTGGTTATGATGTTTTTAAACGCTATTTTGAGTTGGGTGGAGAAATTATTACCATAGGGTCAGATTCCCACTTTACCGAACATCTTGGACATAGTTTCAGCGAGGCCTTGGAACACCTAAAAAGTATTGGATTTAAACATGTGGTTCATTTTGAAAAAAGGAAACCTGTTTTTGAAATGATAAAAAGGGGTGCCTAG
- a CDS encoding YkuS family protein — protein MIVAVSSNLLDIAEGLKKRGYTVVDLYSYKKPVDAVVYQGKNFDFSAITEDNVSSNDGTGSTGYGVFIVCSNGKSIDEIDYMLKTRCYSSFF, from the coding sequence ATGATTGTTGCGGTTTCTTCAAATCTATTGGATATTGCAGAAGGGTTAAAAAAAAGAGGTTATACGGTTGTTGACCTGTACTCCTATAAAAAGCCTGTGGATGCAGTTGTTTATCAGGGAAAAAACTTTGATTTCTCTGCAATTACCGAAGATAACGTAAGTTCTAATGATGGTACAGGCAGTACAGGTTACGGAGTTTTTATAGTATGTTCAAACGGCAAGAGTATTGACGAAATTGATTATATGTTAAAGACTAGGTGTTATAGTTCGTTTTTTTAG
- a CDS encoding Rrf2 family transcriptional regulator, giving the protein MKVSTKGRYGLRAIVDLAAHESEGQVSLKSVAERQRLSENYLEQLFSSLKKSGLVKSIRGAQGGYLLARPADKITVGDILRSLEGTLCPVECIDPDVPASCDRADECVTADVWAKIRDKINEVVDSITLADLVSELGNKTNNDYIYYI; this is encoded by the coding sequence GTGAAAGTATCAACAAAAGGAAGGTATGGACTCAGGGCTATTGTTGATCTTGCTGCCCATGAAAGTGAAGGACAGGTTTCCCTAAAAAGTGTTGCCGAAAGACAAAGACTTTCAGAAAACTATCTGGAACAGTTATTTTCATCCCTGAAAAAGTCAGGTCTCGTTAAAAGCATAAGAGGGGCTCAAGGCGGCTATCTTCTGGCAAGACCGGCTGATAAAATAACCGTTGGAGATATTTTAAGGTCCCTTGAAGGAACATTATGCCCGGTAGAGTGTATTGACCCTGATGTGCCAGCCAGTTGTGACAGGGCTGATGAGTGTGTTACGGCAGATGTCTGGGCCAAGATACGAGATAAAATTAACGAAGTAGTTGACTCAATAACTCTGGCTGATCTTGTTTCAGAGTTGGGAAATAAAACCAATAATGATTATATTTACTACATATAA
- the nifS gene encoding cysteine desulfurase NifS: MEDRTVYLDHAATTYVKPEVFEAMKPYFSEHFGNASSIYSLGRDSKKAVEESREKVAKAIGAEPKEIYFTGSGSEADNWALKGIAAAYKKKGNHIITSAIEHPAIMSSCKYLEGEGFEITYIPVDSDGLVSPEQVRNAIKDNTILISIMFANNEIGTIQPIKEIGAIAKEKGVLFHTDAVQAVGNVNIDVKDLNVDLLSLSGHKFYGPKGIGALYIKKGVKISSFIHGGQQERGKRASTENVPGIIGLGRAIELATENLDEYNKKLIELREKTIEGLFAKVPYIRLNGHRHNRLPGNVNISFEFIEGESLLLMLDMKGIYGSSGSACSSGSLDPSHVLLAIGLPHEIAHGSLRLTFGDENTQEDVDYILEVIPQTVSKLRDMSPLWEAVKDKK, from the coding sequence ATGGAGGATAGAACAGTATACTTAGATCATGCTGCAACAACATATGTTAAACCTGAAGTATTTGAAGCTATGAAACCGTATTTCAGTGAGCATTTCGGAAATGCTTCGTCTATATATAGTTTGGGCCGTGACAGCAAAAAAGCTGTAGAAGAGTCCAGAGAAAAGGTTGCAAAGGCAATAGGTGCAGAACCCAAAGAGATATACTTCACCGGCTCAGGAAGTGAAGCAGATAACTGGGCACTTAAAGGAATAGCTGCTGCGTACAAGAAAAAGGGAAACCATATTATCACATCAGCTATTGAGCATCCCGCAATCATGAGTTCATGCAAGTATCTTGAGGGTGAGGGTTTTGAGATAACATATATTCCGGTAGACAGTGACGGACTTGTATCACCTGAACAGGTAAGAAATGCAATTAAAGATAATACAATACTTATCAGCATAATGTTTGCAAATAATGAGATAGGTACTATTCAGCCTATAAAGGAAATCGGTGCCATCGCAAAGGAAAAGGGAGTTTTATTCCATACGGATGCTGTGCAGGCAGTTGGAAATGTAAATATAGATGTTAAGGATTTGAATGTAGACCTCCTTTCTTTATCAGGTCACAAATTCTATGGACCAAAGGGCATAGGAGCGTTATATATAAAGAAGGGCGTTAAGATTTCATCCTTTATCCACGGGGGACAGCAGGAGCGTGGAAAAAGAGCCAGTACAGAAAATGTTCCGGGCATAATTGGCTTAGGAAGAGCAATTGAACTTGCAACGGAAAACCTTGATGAATACAACAAGAAACTCATTGAGCTCAGAGAAAAAACTATAGAGGGTCTGTTTGCGAAAGTTCCTTATATTAGGTTAAACGGACACAGACATAACAGACTTCCCGGTAACGTAAATATTTCGTTTGAGTTTATAGAGGGAGAATCGCTTCTTCTTATGCTTGATATGAAAGGAATATACGGCTCCAGCGGATCAGCCTGCTCATCAGGTTCACTTGATCCTTCTCATGTCCTATTAGCTATAGGTTTACCCCATGAAATTGCACATGGTTCACTAAGGCTTACTTTTGGAGATGAAAATACCCAGGAAGATGTTGATTATATACTTGAGGTTATACCCCAAACGGTTAGCAAACTAAGAGATATGTCACCTCTTTGGGAAGCTGTAAAGGATAAAAAGTAA
- the efp gene encoding elongation factor P yields MIVAGDFKNGVTFELDNNIFQVVEFQHVKPGKGAAFVRTRLKNIITGATVERTFNPTDKMPKAHIERKDMQYLYNDGDLYYFMDVESFEQLPINKETIGNTLNLVKENDIVKILSHKGNVFGIEPPTFVELEVTETDPGFKGDTATGATKPATVETGFVIKVPLFVNTGDIIRIDTRTNEYMERVK; encoded by the coding sequence ATGATAGTAGCTGGAGATTTTAAAAATGGCGTAACATTTGAATTGGATAATAATATATTTCAGGTAGTTGAATTCCAACATGTAAAGCCGGGAAAAGGAGCTGCGTTCGTAAGAACAAGGTTAAAGAATATAATAACAGGTGCAACAGTTGAAAGAACTTTCAATCCAACAGACAAAATGCCAAAAGCTCATATCGAAAGAAAAGATATGCAGTATTTATATAATGATGGAGATTTATATTACTTTATGGATGTTGAGTCCTTTGAACAGCTTCCTATAAACAAGGAAACAATTGGAAATACTCTTAATCTTGTTAAAGAAAATGATATTGTAAAGATTCTTTCACATAAAGGAAATGTTTTCGGTATCGAGCCTCCAACATTTGTAGAGCTTGAGGTAACAGAAACAGATCCCGGTTTTAAGGGTGATACTGCTACCGGTGCAACAAAACCTGCTACAGTTGAAACAGGTTTTGTTATAAAAGTGCCCCTTTTTGTTAACACTGGAGATATAATAAGAATTGATACAAGAACAAATGAATACATGGAAAGAGTTAAATAA